A genomic stretch from Arvicanthis niloticus isolate mArvNil1 chromosome 12, mArvNil1.pat.X, whole genome shotgun sequence includes:
- the LOC117717994 gene encoding stefin-3, with protein MNPDNVKIKGGLSEARPATPEIQEIADKVRPLLEEKTNEKYEKFKAVEYKSQVVAGQNLFIKMDVGHGCFLHIKVFRGLSGEDDLKLQGYQTNKTKDDELTYII; from the exons ATGAATCCAGACAACGTAAAAATAAAAGGAGGCTTGTCGGAGGCCAGACCTGCCACACCAGAAATTCAGGAGATTGCTGACAAG GTCAGACCACTGCTTGAAGAGAAAACCAATGAGAAATATGAAAAATTCAAAGCTGTTGAGTATAAATCTCAAGTCGTCGCTGGACAAAATTTGTTCATTAAG atgGATGTAGGGCATGGTTGTTTCCTTCACATAAAAGTCTTCAGAGGCCTTTCTGGAGAAGATGATTTGAAACTTCAGGGTTATCAGACTAATAAAACCAAGGATGATGAGCTGACCTACATCATCTAA